The Coffea arabica cultivar ET-39 chromosome 3c, Coffea Arabica ET-39 HiFi, whole genome shotgun sequence genome contains a region encoding:
- the LOC113735887 gene encoding uncharacterized protein, protein MPRSSRTGELIYDAEVEKAARKRRQETKRRKQGHLFAANESAEDEVSMANNQTLRELAAPELTHQPLCITFPTLAENTAFELKSGLIHLLPSFHGLSGEEPHKHVKEFEVVCSSMKPPGVTEEQIRLRAFPFSLKDAAKDWLYYLPAGSITTWAQLKKKFLEKFFPASRAASLRKEICGIKQYPGESLYEYWDRFNKLCTRCPQHQISEQLLIQYFYEGLQSTDRSIIDAASGGALANKTPREAWELIEAMAENSQQFGFRESNPSRKVNEVEISSLQQQMSELTSVVRQLAMRDTPRAKVCGICTSMDHCTDTCPILQEDGAEQVNMAGGVPAPRRQYDPYSNTYNPGWRDHPNFSYGNRQQNSFPHRPPGFQQPWQPKSQPSSSNTGSSLEDIVKSLATTTAQIQQETRQFQQETRSLTTNMAQLQQETRALTMSTNQFQQDTKAGMKDMEIRMSQMATAINRLESHVYGKLPSQPEANPRNVSAMTLRSGKEVDGPKVLNSKSKSEEEIEKEIEEEGRIREESKVPKYAKFLKDLCVNKRKLRGDERVMVGENVSAVLQRKLPPKCGDPVLGHVAVMNDTIKVSGYVVKYASYAFCFTWQCC, encoded by the exons atgccccgCTCTTCTCGCACAGGTGAATTGATATACGACGCGGAGGTTGAGAAGGCAGCGCGTAAGCGGAGGCAAGAGACCAAGAGACGAAAACAAGGGCACTTATTTGCTGCAAACGAGTCAGCGGAAGACGAAGTAAGCATGGCCAACAACCAAACATTGAGGGAGCTGGCTGCCCCGGAGCTGACTCACCAGCCCTTATGCATCACATTCCCTACTTTGGCTGAGAATACTGCTTTCGAACTGAAGTCGGGGTTGATTCACCTTCTACCTTCTTTCCATGGTCTCTCTGGTGAAGAACCCCACAAGCACGTCAAGGAGTTCGAGGTAGTTTGCTCTAGTATGAAACCTCCTGGGGTCACTGAAGAGCAAATTAGACTGAGAGCCTTCCCGTTTTCTCTCAAAGATGCAGCTAAAGATTGGTTGTACTACCTACCAGCAGGTAGTATTACCACATGGGCGCAGctgaaaaagaaattcttggaaAAATTCTTCCCTGCATCTCGGGCTGCGAGTTTGAGGAAGGAAATCTGCGGTATTAAACAATATCCCGGTGAGTCCTTGTATGAATACTGGGATAGGTTTAACAAGTTGTGCACTAGATGCCCGCAGcatcaaattagtgaacaaCTGTTAATCCAATACTTCTATGAGGGACTCCAATCAACAGATAGAAGTATCATTGACGCCGCAAGTGGGGGAGCACTGGCAAACAAGACACCGAGGGAAGCGTGGGAGCTCATCGAGGCCATGGCAGAGAACTCCCAGCAATTTGGCTTCCGTGAGAGCAACCCTTCCCGTAAAGTCAACGAGGTAGAGATTTCATCCCTACAGCAGCAAATGTCAGAATTGACATCGGTTGTTAGGCAATTAGCCATGAGAGACACGCCGAGAGCGAAAGTATGTGGGATCTGTACTAGCATGGACCACTGCACGGACACGTGCCCCATTTTGCAAGAGGACGGAGCGGAGCAGGTGAACATGGCTGGAGGCGTGCCCGCGCCTCGTAGGCAGTATGACCCATACTCCAACACGTACAATCCGGGTTGGAGAGATCATCCCAATTTCAGCTATGGGAACAGGCAACAAAATTCATTTCCGCATCGTCCACCAGGATTTCAGCAACCATGGCAACCGAAATCACAACCATCATCCTCCAACACAGGGAGTTCCTTGGAGGATATTGTAAAGAGTCTGGCTACGACTACCGCCCAGATCCAGCAAGAGACTAGACAGTTCCAGCAGGAGACCAGGTCATTGACCACAAATATGGCTCAACTCCAGCAAGAAACTAGAGCTTTAACCATGAGCACCAATCAGTTCCAGCAGGACACCAAAGCAGGCATGAAGGACATGGAGATTCGAATGAGTCAAATGGCAACTGCCATTAACCGCCTGGAGTCCCACGTCTATGGGAAATTGCCATCACAACCCGAGGCAAATCCCAGGAATGTAAGTGCCATGACATTAAGGAGTGGCAAAGAGGTGGATGGACCTAAAGTGCTAAAttcgaaaagcaaaagtgaagaGGAGATAGAAAAGGAGATTGAAGAGGAAGGGCGCATTCGCGAAGAGTCTAAG GTACCCAAGTAcgcaaagttcttgaaagacttGTGCGTtaacaaaagaaagctaaggggTGATGAAAGAGTGatggtaggagagaatgtatcaGCTGTACTTCAAAGGAAACTCCCACCCAAATGcggagatccag TGTTGGGGCATGTTGCTGTGATGAATGACACAATCAAAGTGAGTGGTTATGTGGTCAAGTATGCTAGCTATGCATTTTGTTTCACTTGGCAATGTTGTTGA
- the LOC113733698 gene encoding uncharacterized protein, with amino-acid sequence MERFNEHIGAVNSCHNDARIQFESFQDQRHSVSNVLRSCGREIDIAYRTRLTAALDVIRFLLKQGLAFRGNDESTSSSNRGNFLELFEWYSQRNTEIFEVVNQNAPANNQLTSPLIQKDLAHACASEITSVIINDIGDNYFSLIVDESRDSSVKEQMGVVLRYVNKEGRVIERFLAIVHVSDTTSLCLKDAIDSLFAQHGLSLSKLRGQGYDGASNMRDFREEGWQIILDEVNNFCELNMIPVIDMEDSIAIRGNARRSRRGQTITNFHHYRVEIFCEVVDLIIQEMNNRFSEVSTELLSCIACLDPKSSFSQFNVQKLLRLADLYPEDFSSNDYLYLESQLRNYIYNVQRDPQFSEVGDLGSLAQQMVKTGKNTVFPLVYRLIQLALVLPVATASVERVFSAMNIVKTDLRNKMGDEWMNDCLVVYIEKDIFATIENEQILQRFQRMKTRRMQLPPLRYSSATTTNTSSVNQ; translated from the exons ATGGAAAGATTTAATGAACATATTGGAGCTGTGAATAGTTGCCATAATGATGCTAGAATACAGTTTGAGAGTTTTCAAGATCAAAGGCATAGTGTGTCAAATGTGCTACGATCTTGTGGGCGCGAAATAGATATTGCATATCGCACCCGTTTAACTGCTGCTCTGGATGTGATCCGCTTTCTTTTGAAGCAAGGATTGGCTTTTCGTGGAAATGATGAGTCAACTAGTTCTTCAAATAGAGgcaattttcttgaattgtttgAGTGGTATAGCCAGCGAAATACTGAGATTTTTGAGGTTGTAAATCAAAATGCTCCTGCAAATAATCAACTAACTTCTCCACTGATTCAAAAAGATCTGGCACATGCTTGTGCCTCAGAGATCACAAGTGTTATAATCAATGATATTGGAGACAATTATTTTTCCCTAATAGTTGATGAGTCTCGAGACAGTTCAGTGAAAGAGCAAATGGGAGTTGTTTTGAGATATGTGAACAAAGAAGGGCGTGTGATTGAACGTTTCCTTGCAATTGTACATGTGTCTGACACCACATCTCTTTGTTTGAAAGATGCAATTGATTCTTTATTCGCGCAACACGGATTATCATTATCCAAATTGAGAGGTCAAGGATATGATGGAGCTTCAAATATGCGAG ACTTTAGGGAAGAGGGATGGCAAATAATTTTAGATGAAGTCAacaatttttgtgagttgaatatGATTCCCGTGATTGATATGGAAGACAGTATAGCAATCCGTGGCAATGCCAGGCGCAGTCGCAGAGGTCAAACCATCACTAATTTTCATCATTATCGCGTGGAAATTTTTTGTGAG GTTGTTGATTTAATTATACAAGAGATGAATAATCGTTTCTCGGAAGTTAGCACGGAATTGCTTAGTTGCATAGCATGTCTTGATCCAAAAAGTTCTTTCTCTCAATTCAATGTGCAGAAACTACTCCGTCTTGCTGATTTATATCCTGAAGACTTCTCAAGTAACGATTATTTATATCTTGAGTCTCAACTTcgaaattatatttataatgtGCAACGCGATCCTCAATTTTCAGAAGTTGGAGATTTGGGAAGTCTTGCTCAACAAATGGTTAAAACTGGTAAAAATACAGTTTTTCCATTGGTTTATCGTCTGATCCAGTTGGCATTAGTTCTACCAGTTGCGACTGCTTCTGTTGAAAGAGTATTTTCTGCAATGAATATTGTCAAAACTGATTTGCGCAACAAAATGGGAGACGAGTGGATGAATGACTGTCTGGTTGTATACATCGAGAAGGATATTTTTGCAACAATTGAAAATGAGCAAATATTGCAGCGTTTTCAACGGATGAAGACTCGCAGAATGCAATTGCCTCCTCTTCGTTATTCGAGTGCAACAACTACCAATACTTCAAGTGTTAATCAATAA
- the LOC113735888 gene encoding uncharacterized protein gives MAKKLIAVMRTHPNLSRKGIEAEMLKYSVHPSKQQVYRAKQKAREDIEGTHSESYSKLPKYAVLLRQHNPSSVCKIHYDRPNLLVEPRFLRLFISFKGQKDGFLGGCRSFVGFDGCHLKGTFGGVLLAAVALAGNNSIFPIAFAIIEGLNIAYEQLLPSAIGRYCCRHICMNFKSQFPEVLLSTFFWQATKSYDAIGFTEAMQRIKDMNIEAWRFLSKIPVSAWARHAFSTDMKCDHVTNNFTESFNAWIGDLRCQPILTLVEGLRKKIMKKLHKKYQKACTWTSAIPKNIIEKLKEIAIHSRRCSLQMASEDLFEVTDGDRTFIVSLNQKTCDCGAFQLSGLPCKHAALGIVYRRQKLETYCDPCFSTEMYLKTYSGMIHPIPHE, from the exons ATGGCCAAAAAATTGATAGCTGTGATGAGAACTCATCCTAACTTGTCAAGAAAGGGCATTGAAGCTGAGATGCTAAAATATAGTGTGCATCCTAGTAAACAGCAAGTGTATAGAGCCAAACAAAAGGCAAGAGAAGATATTGAAGGTACACATTCAGAATCATACAGTAAACTGCCCAAATATGCTGTGCTTCTTAGGCAACATAATCCTAGTAGTGTTTGTAAGATTCATTATGACAGACCAAATCTACTAGTTGAACCAAGGTTCCTGAGACTTTTTATTAGCTTTAAAGGCCAGAAAGATGGATTTTTAGGTGGTTGTAGATCCTTTGTTGGATTTGATGGATGTCATTTGAAAGGTACTTTTGGTGGAGTATTGCTGGCTGCTGTTGCATTGGCTGGTAATAACAGCATATTTCCCATTGCTTTTGCTATTATTGAG GGGCTGAACATTGCATATGAACAGTTGCTGCCATCTGCAATTGGAAGATATTGTTGCAGACATATTTGCATGAACTTCAAGTCTCAATTCCCTGAAGTGTTACTGAGTACCTTCTTTTGGCAAGCTACTAAGAGTTATGATGCAATTGGATTTACTGAAGCAATGCAAAGAATCAAGGACATGAATATAGAAGCATGGAGGTTCTTATCCAAGATTCCAGTTTCTGCTTGGGCTAGACATGCTTTCTCAACAGATATGAAATGTGACCATGTCACAAACAATTTCACGGAATCCTTCAATGCTTGGATTGGAGACTTAAGGTGCCAACCAATACTGACACTTGTTGAAGGATTGAGGAAAAAAATTATGAAGAAATTACACAAAAAGTACCAGAAGGCTTGCACATGGACGTCTGCTATCCCAAAAAACATCATAGAAAAGCTCAAGGAAATTGCAATACATTCTAGGAGATGTTCATTGCAGATGGCCAGTGAGGATTTGTTTGAAGTTACTGATGGTGACAGAACATTTATAGTGAGTTTGAACCAGAAGACATGTGACTGTGGAGCTTTCCAATTGTCTGGACTCCCATGCAAGCATGCTGCACTTGGAATTGTATACAGAAGACAGAAGTTGGAGACATACTGTGATCCTTGCTTCTCAACAGAAATGTATCTCAAGACATATAGTGGCATGATACATCCAATTCCTCACGAGTAG